The Pungitius pungitius chromosome 14, fPunPun2.1, whole genome shotgun sequence genome contains the following window.
TAAAACCCGGACTCTCCACACTCCCACAGACAtatctgatcccccccccccccgtccagagAGGAGGGGCGGGGCCTGCATGGTTGACACGGCCGAAGTGATGGGATTCTTAAAGGCCAAAGGTTGATCTCTTTCATCCGGCGGGGCATGGCCTCTGAGTGCCCGGCTTGTGAAAGGTCTCCAGGGGTCAGCGGGATTCACCacagcagaagggggggggggggggaggtcccgTTTCTGGATCTGCAAGAGCTGAGAATCAAGTTCTTTCCCAACGGCAGACAGCAGAGTGACAATCCTCCGAAAGGTCCCTGTTCAGGGAATAAATCTCTCTGGAAGcgcaagaaaagaagaaaacataaaGCAGTTGCTAgtgggggggattgggggggtgTTTTGCGAGCAGCTTTTTGTTGGTCGCGGCTCATCACAGGTCTCGTAAACGCGTCGCGCATGTCGAACCGTCCAGGACCGAGCGCCATCACGACATGTAGCGCATGATGTAGcactgcaccacacacacacacacacacacacttccagtcATCACAAGTGTCGGCCGTGCACTCACGCCCACCTTAAATTCCAAATATTCCTTCCTGCTTAATTGTTCATCCCCCATCCGATTGCGTCCATCACTCCTCGGAGCACTTTCCTGCATCCGTACGGTCTCTCCCACGCTGAGAGAACTGCATCTCATTGCATCCCGTTCCTATGCAAGAGTTATGAATCTCACTGCTTTATGATGACATCctatatgttttttcttttaaagtgaGGGAGAAAGTAagtgtattaaaatgtatattttatttttgcaaatgtAAGATGTAACCACGCTCCTGTATGAATCAAGAAAAGTCTATTTATGTAAAGAACAATTTATTTTCTGCCAAAATGCTTTGGTCCCTTTGTTTTTTAGGATGTATTTGAAGCTACCGATTAGGTCAGATAAAGGATATATTTTCACATTGATACAACATGTAGGAAATGTCTGTGGAGTCTGAGTCCTTTGCTGCCTATGCTTTTACGTTTTAGAGATAAAAGGGTTGTATTGGGGgggtttaaaaatatttattatataaccTGAAGCCATGTGAGTTGTTATACCTCAGAAAGACTTCCATACACATAAAACGGCGCCTTgaacgacttttttttttatttttattttttaccctcCCAAGTCTTGCTCGACTTTGTTTGTAAAACAAGAATTTTAGATCTTTCATCAATTGTTTTGCAAGGgtttgaaaagtgaaaaaaaaagaactgatgcTGACCGAGGAAGTGCTGTAGCCTTTGTCGCTTCACGTGACCTTCAGTAGCTCAGATAGGTGCTTTGTCATTTTACGGAATTGTTTTAAATTTCAAGAATAAACTACTGGATGTGGAACAAATTAGAAAGAATATCTCTAAATGTTCTTGGGTAAAAGGCTTCCATTAGGCCGGCCTTCAAGCGTGGCAGTGCACCAAGTAAATGGTATAAATATTAAACGGGTTTGATTACTTATAAATCAGCCTTATTGGGTCAGAGTGAAGTCATGAAGTCATCCTCTTGTTCCTGGAAGACTTGTAATATTTACACAAGGAATTTGGCAAATGACTGGAACTTTATTTTAAGAACGAGATGGACATTTCAGTGTTTTAGCCTTATTTGTTGTAGCTCTAAAATTCCAGTTACTGGGAATTTATGAGTTTTGGCAGTAATTTCAAAATGCATTACGAGGCGAGCGAACGAAGGTTGCCCTTCTAGTTCATCCAAATCTATATTCAAACACATGGTGAATAATTCTCTCCTAAAACATCCATGCAGAAGGATGAGcataattaaacattttgttaACTTTCCAGTAAGATGTACAGTCAGACAAGATGCACAATATTTCTACATCCGTTTATTTGATGTTTTCGGGGATAATTTAATctaagggagaaaaaaacaaaccagttACATCAGAGATGGCTGTACATTTAACCACTATATTTAATCACTGTACATTGTCagttttaatgaaaagaaaaagcctcTACAAATTCGTAGGCATCCaacttacaaaaaaataaaactacgcGAAATTCACGGAAATCAATTAACCGTGAAAATCTTGAAACATCgaaataaaatcacattttttaatttacaatacCGCCGCTTATCCCTCACAGTCCACACAGTGGAAACGACCAGTCAAACAATCACAGGCACACAAAAATACAACGTAGTGACTAACGTTTTCCTGTCCCAATAAGCGTCTTGGTGTATTAAATAAGGCGGAGTTATGCAGTCCTCCCGGGGGTGACGAAGCCGTGCGTAAAAACGTGCCCATTCCAAGCCCGCGGTCCCGTGCAGTGGTGCTCGTTTTCAAACTTGGGTTAAAATGGTGAGAAGCAAAAACGTTTCTTTTGCATGTCATCGTTGGTTTACAAATGCCACTCAATTGTTTGTTCGCATTGCGCAAGAACAGAGTCGTTGTGGCCGACGTGGAAGACGCCTTCGAGATGGGCGACGGGCATTGTTGTCTGTGTGGCAATCCTGTCTGCTATGAATCAGAacaacgcgcgcgcacacacacacacacacatctttagtCCAGGTCTATGGATATGCAACGGCACTGTTTGACGCGCTGGATGCGTTTCTTCTTGGTGGGTGGCTGCTGATCCGGGCAGTTCAACGTGTAAGTCATGGTGGTAAAACGCTTCGGCTTGCAAAACGAGCAGGACTGGAaggccccctcctccctgcggATGTGCCGGGGGATGTAGAAGGAGTTGCACTGTCCGTAGCAGAAGCGGTTGAGGATGGTGCGGCTGACGCAGCCCTCCTCGTGGATGGTCTGCTTCAGCGTCTGCGTCTTGCACCAGTCCCGTTTCAAATACTGGCGCTCCGTCACGTGTAAAGCTTCCTGGCTGGACTCCAGCACCTCGTCGGCCGGCGAGGACGAGCTCTGCCTCCGCCGGGACCGGGGGCCCGCCGGCGGAGTCTGCGGTTGCTGCTCAGATTCGTTGGGGTTGCTTTTGTCAGGATGAGGGATGGCGCCTTGCGAGCCTCGGTTTCTCTTGGAATCCGCGGGCAAGGAGAGCAAGCCCATGATGAAAACCACACTGCAGAAGATACGCGTTGAGGCGGccatcctggggggggggggggaagaggaataCAATGATTCATCAATTCAACAATGATTCATCACCGATCCCGTTTTAACCACGAGCGTTACGCGCAGCTGGCAACGGCTTTTACGCTGCGTAAaaaccaacccagtctccaaaaaaagcgtgaaatggctacgttggtccaccgtgataaacgtagtcatgttacgttttcccccaaaataacgttactatgttacgtttcttttggcccattcatttacattgctttgcaaataggtcacgtgactatcaagtttcccggtagcgaaaagaaaaacatggcggacggtcagcataatctccgtgaaaaacacaatattttaagaaagcatcagcatttgtatgcatttcgatggcatttctagcgagaagtatgcgttattcgttcataatcttctatcagagactgtagaagaccttccgtttattcgtttctgcgaagatttgagtgtccctttggcaaagcgtggctacgcaacgcctttaacggcgcattattaaaaaaacacttccagtgggggcgtaaagaggcgttcagccttaaagccactaatcgccaaacaaaacaaactcaaagcactcgaatcacattatgactttttaaacataaattccgttatttttatgagttttcaatgaaagaatgcatcatttccgggggtaggcatgcccgggacatcccgaattatgggcaattttgatttgtccagctttttgacagctccagtcccgacttccaatcacagcctcctaaatcaatgacgcgcctaaaactctcggttcgaacattacgtcttgtttacatgggaaaggggggcggggcttcgccctcagagcggagcgtcatttctcgctccacacgtctcctctttt
Protein-coding sequences here:
- the grem1b gene encoding gremlin-1 — protein: MAASTRIFCSVVFIMGLLSLPADSKRNRGSQGAIPHPDKSNPNESEQQPQTPPAGPRSRRRQSSSSPADEVLESSQEALHVTERQYLKRDWCKTQTLKQTIHEEGCVSRTILNRFCYGQCNSFYIPRHIRREEGAFQSCSFCKPKRFTTMTYTLNCPDQQPPTKKKRIQRVKQCRCISIDLD